In Anoplopoma fimbria isolate UVic2021 breed Golden Eagle Sablefish chromosome 22, Afim_UVic_2022, whole genome shotgun sequence, a genomic segment contains:
- the LOC129111868 gene encoding C-X-C chemokine receptor type 2-like produces MAKREVMSYIYSYEEDNFTSYENETPYIVDPTTLSCEKEPLPPTTALTLCVILIAIFLLAVPGNLLVGWVISTSRKALTPSDAYLFHLTIADGLLALTIPFMAVELIKGWIFGDFMCKFLSLVTEANFYTSIIFLACISIDRYLVIVHASGNLRSHQRKCSRLLCAAVWALGWALALPALFKDASKLTCSETFDIGSATSWRNATRGFRHIFGFLLPLVVMVTCYSITIERLLRTRGFRKHRAMKVIIAVVIVFLLCWTPHHLTMMIDTLMRTDVILFNCAFRRAVNFALVFTQILALSHSCINPFLYAFVGEKFRDNMMQLVNRKARQERMSGSKFSRSTSQTSEGNGTLL; encoded by the exons ATGGCAAAGCGAGAAG TCATGTCGTACATCTATAGCTATGAGGAAGATAACTTCACCAGTTATGAGAATGAAACGCCCTACATTGTGGATCCAACGACGTTATCATGCGAGAAGGAACCACTGCCTCCTACAACAGCTTTGACCCTGTGTGTCATCCTCATAGCCATCTTTTTACTGGCTGTACCAGGGAACCTGTTGGTGGGCTGGGTGATCAGCACCAGCAGAAAGGCACTCACTCCATCGGATGCGTACTTGTTTCACCTGACAATAGCAGACGGTCTGTTGGCCCTAACCATCCCGTTCATGGCTGTTGAACTGATTAAAGGATGGATCTTTGGGGACTTCATGTGCAAGTTCCTCAGCCTCGTCACGGAGGCAAACTTCTACACCAGCATCATCTTCCTGGCCTGTATTAGCATCGATCGCTACCTTGTGATCGTGCACGCCAGCGGGAACCTCCGGAGTCACCAGAGGAAGTGCAGCCGGCTCCTGTGTGCCGCAGTGTGGGCCCTTGGTTGGGCCCTCGCTCTGCCCGCGCTTTTCAAAGACGCCTCCAAGTTGACTTGCAGCGAGACCTTTGACATCGGCAGCGCCACCTCATGGAGGAACGCCACTCGCGGGTTCCGTCACATTTTTGGCTTCTTGCTCCCTCTGGTTGTCATGGTAACCTGCTACAGCATCACCATCGAGAGGCTGCTGCGCACCCGTGGTTTCCGGAAGCACCGGGCCATGAAGGTCATCATAGCCGTGGTGATTGTGTTCCTGCTGTGCTGGACGCCGCACCACTTAACCATGATGATAGACACTCTCATGAGGACTGATGTGATATTGTTCAACTGTGCTTTCAGGAGAGCCGTAAACTTTGCTTTGGTTTTTACCCAAATCCTGGCTCTGTCCCACAGCTGCATCAACCCTTTCCTCTATGCCTTCGTGGGAGAGAAGTTCAGGGACAATATGATGCAACTTGTTAATAGGAAAGCCAGACAGGAGAGGATGTCGGGGTCAAAGTTCAGTAGGTCCACATCTCAGACTTCAGAAGGCAACGGAACTCTTCTCTAA